The following coding sequences lie in one Candidatus Eremiobacterota bacterium genomic window:
- a CDS encoding transcription initiation protein, producing the protein MAEFLYLYRGGQRGWSAEDSQQIMQKWMTWFKELGASGNLKDGGQPLEAEGKVVNGKSGSVTDGPYAESKDLVGGYTLIEADTLARAAELAKGCPILERGGLVEVRPVMKLDM; encoded by the coding sequence ATGGCAGAATTTCTTTATCTCTATCGGGGTGGCCAGCGCGGCTGGAGCGCGGAAGATTCGCAGCAAATCATGCAAAAGTGGATGACCTGGTTCAAGGAGTTGGGAGCAAGCGGCAACCTCAAGGATGGGGGGCAACCGTTGGAGGCGGAAGGCAAAGTCGTCAACGGCAAGTCGGGCTCGGTTACCGACGGGCCGTACGCCGAAAGCAAAGATCTCGTCGGCGGCTACACGCTTATCGAGGCCGATACTCTGGCGCGCGCCGCCGAGCTCGCGAAGGGGTGTCCGATCCTCGAGCGCGGCGGTCTGGTCGAAGTGCGACCGGTCATGAAACTGGACATGTAA